A genome region from Setaria italica strain Yugu1 chromosome III, Setaria_italica_v2.0, whole genome shotgun sequence includes the following:
- the LOC101784545 gene encoding uncharacterized protein LOC101784545 → MLHPSIDAETAECDSAEGRRQSTRFPSRRTSTATAARTLSTTFVDVKMARSGHEEVTDSGAFDPSPSTFRSFVSRDSSARFPAAPGRYHLYVAYSCPWACRCLAFLKLKGLDHAIGFTSVKPVFERTKETDDHMGWVFPATKDEEPGAEPDPFNGAKSIRELYEIASRNYAGKPSVPVLWDKQLKTIVNNESAEIIRMLNSEFNEFAKNPDLDLYPAHLQASIDEINELVYEAINIGVYKCGFAKQQGPYDEAVTKLYEALDKCEDILSKQRFLCGNQLTEADVRLFTTLIRFDEVYSVYFKCNKKLIREYPNLFNYTKDIYQIPGISSTVNMEYIKKSYYGGYSPINPYGIIPVGPNIDYNAPHDREKFNA, encoded by the exons ATGTTGCATCCATCGATCGATGCCGAGACAGCAGAGTGCGACAGTGCTGAAGGCCGTAGGCAGAGCACACGATTCCCCAGTCGCCGCACCTccaccgccactgccgcccgGACGCTCTCCACCACCTTCGTCGACGTCAAG ATGGCGCGCTCGGGGCACGAGGAAGTCACCGACTCCGGGGCATTCGACCCGTCGCCGTCCACCTTCCGGAGCTTCGTGTCCAGGGACAGCTCCGCCCGGTTCCCCGCCGCACCGGGGAGGTACCACCTCTACGTCGCCTACTCCTGCCCCTGGGCGTGCAGGTGCCTCGCCTTCCTCAAGCTCAAGGGCCTCGATCACGCCATCGGCTTCACC TCGGTGAAACCCGTCTTTGAGAGGACCAAGGAGACCGACGACCATATGGGATGGGTGTTTCCTGCCACCAAAGATGAGGAGCCAGGTGCCGAGCCCGATCCTTTCAACGGAGCCAAGAGCATCAGGGAGCTTTACGAGATCGCCAGCAGAAATTACGCCGGGAAACCAAGCGTCCCT GTTCTATGGGACAAGCAGCTCAAGACCATCGTGAACAACGAGAGCGCGGAGATCATCCGAATGCTCAACTCCGAGTTCAACGAGTTTGCAAAGAATCCTGATCTGGATCTATACCCTGCTCATTTACAGGCCAGCATAGATGAGATCAATGAGTTGGTATACGAAGCGATAAACATCGGTGTGTACAAATGTGGTTTTGCAAAGCAACAGGGGCCATATGACGAG GCGGTCACGAAATTATACGAGGCTTTGGACAAATGTGAGgatattctaagcaagcaacgCTTTTTATGCGGCAATCAACTTACAGAGGCAGACGTGCGCTTGTTTACAACTCTTATAAGATTTGATGAG GTTTACTCTGTTTACTTCAAATGCAACAAGAAGCTCATCAGGGAATACCCAAATCTGTTCAATTACACCAAGGACATATACCAAATTCCTGGCATCAGCAGCACGGTTAACATGGAGTACATAAAAAAGAGCTACTATGGAGGCTACTCACCCATAAATCCATACGGGATTATCCCTGTGGGCCCAAACATCGATTATAATGCTCCACACGACAGAGAGAAGTTTAACGCCTAG